One window of Drosophila busckii strain San Diego stock center, stock number 13000-0081.31 chromosome 3L, ASM1175060v1, whole genome shotgun sequence genomic DNA carries:
- the LOC108600315 gene encoding uncharacterized protein LOC108600315 has protein sequence MTEVDVVLPEGVAEPTNKLLAKGATTTVTTKEQEEDNSSSEEQPESEQLEKAEPEHELEAEPDEVLEAVELATGKQQAEADAALLAKKANILGDESVAIDDDVVDEPTKPEAAEEEEDEAMEVDEADAQLEAKTTDESEECDSQLTSDSSTENGTSTSKGTPVEGEGDTEEDDEESEEATTNGDHDELDAEKIGSTAENSCDAEDPLGAVTQPDTESEESLLKQKSSPVEEEEPEEETNTAKTLSDSEPEAEPVKQQNGFTPSPATDEDEQQQQNTAAVPEMAKSNGLANAAEEANNTKPMSVSEGVVNLDEDSDEDMPEAKQKVSGTESSDDAVLIPSDSESEAAAPPSASKKVAPTPIAAAPPAPAPALDDDDDDDDDCVVIEDDTPPNSSPSLHKRKGDFDDMQHNSKRQRSGTPSGLIIGGGGLGQLTIKDARSLMPQDLATAGGAGIYPVTITNAVTGLATNLGNVPPKLVPMAGLNAAVLTQPLNPPTLGLPSMTNNANLLPGLTDDMFVLEAPSFIVPYIYEKPPNENIREVIKSIETTYGLSPEDLAATDRVDEFDMMTEQNKEGKPNAGDEQSGKKKKKRGDDESWSEQSDDDDDDEDDEDSEGGVRTKVLIKEANDDLTALKGAIKPAAALAASTNAVSKPGQENYFESPLGKFFMDIGVGLVQEYVQADLLRLQKRKMRKSLTRDPKDFEMAINALSGNLQASKTKNAPFKFTMKRCEFCNFKSESALSMANHYETPHMNGVLYKCNFCTFEIRNATEIVYHMEAVHNIKARLIKPLPYHQCPNCGFEDNGKAKLARHQPVCAKKFRPELNLAPPNDWEAPAKIPRIKPRHGLVGTATAYQAMAAQAAAQKAALATIQQQQAAAQARNLQAAALAAQNAAKMRQRAPQLPKVQLPTANSMLRNPSPVRGANNASLALPNSYQLAAGQLVQQASKKPIAGQPSISITPLPRQSASVSGAGAGASSSKMPQTAPAGMKPGQNPSGGNNKAQFVICEICDGYIKDLEQLRNHMQWMHKVKIHPKMIYNRPPLNCQKCQFRFFTDQGLERHLLGSHGLVTSSMQEAANKGKDAGRCPVCGRMYQWKLLNHVSRDHHMTLKPAHLSYKCTVCTATFGMYKQFETHVYTAHSTVARKAMDSKKNSAAQSSSSGSNRSALSSANDSLLKPLKINDEITIIPQPASKPRITNMESHVID, from the exons atgactGAAGTTGATGTCGTGCTGCCGGAGGGCGTTGCCGAGCCCACAAACAAGCTACTCGCCAAAGGTGCCACGACGACAGTGACAACAAAGGAGCAGGAAGAAGATAATAGCAGCAGCGAGGAGCAGCCAGAATCAGAACAACTTGAGAAAGCAGAGCCAGAGCATGAGTTAGAGGCTGAGCCAGACGAGGTGCTAGAGGCGGTAGAATTGGCTACAGGGAAGCAGCAAGCTGAGGCGGATGCAGCGCTGCTAGCGAAAAAAGCCAATATACTTGGAGATGAATCAGTGGCAATAGATGATGATGTAGTTGATGAGCCGACAAAGCCTGAAGCTgcagaggaggaggaggatgagGCCATGGAAGTAGATGAAGCAGACGCTCAATTGGAGGCTAAGACAACAGACGAATCAGAGGAGTGTGACTCACAGCTAACCAGCGACAGTAGCACAGAGAATGGCACCAGTACCAGTAAAGGTACGCCAGTTGAAGGCGAAGGTGATACAGAGGAAGATGATGAGGAATCGGAGGAGGCGACTACTAATGGTGATCATGATGAGCTCGATGCAGAGAAAATAGGCAGCACGGCGGAAAACAGTTGTGATGCTGAGGATCCTTTGGGTGCAGTCACGCAGCCAGATACAGAGTCTGAGGAGTCATTACTAAAGCAAAAGTCTAGCccagtagaagaagaagagccaGAAGAGGAAACCAACACGGCCAAGACACTGAGTGACTCTGAGCCCGAAGCAGAGCCCgtgaaacaacaaaatggcttTACTCCCAGTCCAGCGACAGACGaagatgagcagcagcaacagaataCAGCGGCAGTGCCGGAGATGGCCAAGTCCAATGGTCTGGCCAATGCGGCTGAGGAGGCTAACAATACTAAACCCATGTCTGTATCTGAGGGTGTGGTAAATCTGGATGAAGACAGCGATGAGGATATGCCCGAGGCTAAGCAAAAAGTCAGCGGCACTGAGTCTTCCGATGATGCTGTGCTCATACCCTCAGACTCCGAGTCTgaggcagcagcgccaccGTCGGCGAGCAAAAAGGTTGCACCCACACCAATTGCCGCTGCACcacctgctcctgctcctgccctcgatgatgatgatgacgacgatgatgattgTGTGGTCATTGAGGATGATACACCGCCCAACAGTTCGCCATCCTTGCACAAGCGTAAAGGTGATTTCGATGATATGCAGCACAATAGCAAACGTCAGCGCAGTGGCACGCCCTCCGGCTTGATCATTGGCGGCGGAGGTCTGGGTCAGCTGACCATTAAAGATGCGCGCTCATTGATGCCACAGGATCTGGCGACAGCTGGTGGCGCTGGCATCTACCCTGTAACCATAACAAATGCCGTCACCGGCCTAGCCACCAATTTGGGCAACGTGCCGCCCAAGCTGGTGCCGATGGCAGGCTTAAATGCTGCTGTATTAACGCAACCGCTGAATCCACCTACACTTGGTCTGCCCAGCATGACGAACAATGCAAATCTGTTGCCCGGACTCACGGACGACATGTTCGTGCTGGAGGCGCCCTCGTTCATAGTGCCCTACATCTATGAGAAGCCGCCGAATGAGAATATACGCGAAGTCATCAAGTCTATAGAGACAACGTATGGCTTATCGCCAGAGGATTTGGCTGCCACAGATAGAGTGGACGAGTTTGACATGATGACAGAGCAGAATAAGGAGGGCAAGCCGAATGCAGGCGACGAGCAGTCGggtaagaagaagaaaaagcgTGGTGATGATGAATCCTGGTCGGAGCAATCagatgacgacgatgacgatgagGACGACGAGGATTCAGAAGGCGGTGTGCGCACCAAAGTTCTCATCAAGGAAGCCAACGATGATCTAACCGCGCTCAAAGGTGCCATCAAGCCTGCCGCCGCCTTGGCCGCCAGCACCAATGCCGTATCCAAGCCTGGCCAGGAGAACTACTTTGAGAGTCCCCTTGGCAAATTTTTCATGGACATTGGTGTCGGCCTGGTGCAGGAGTATGTGCAGGCAGATCTCTTGCGTTTGCAAAAACGCAAAATGCGTAAATCTCTGACGCGCGATCCCAAGGATTTCGAAATGGCCATCAACGCGCTCAGTGGCAATCTGCAGGCCTCAAAGACAAAGAATGCACCCTTCAAGTTCACCATGAAACGCTGTGAGTTCTGTAACTTCAAGTCCGAATCGGCCCTGTCCATGGCCAATCACTACGAGACGCCGCATATGAACGGCGTGCTCTACAAGTGCAACTTCTGCACCTTTGAGATACGCAACGCCACTGAGATTGTCTACCACATGGAGGCGGTGCATAACATCAAGGCGCGCTTGATCAAGCCGCTGCCGTATCATCAGTGCCCCAACTGTGGCTTCGAGGACAACGGCAAGGCCAAGCTGGCGCGCCATCAACCTGTCTGCGCCAAGAAGTTTCGACCCGAGCTCAATCTGGCGCCGCCCAATGACTGGGAAGCGCCCGCCAAAATACCGCGCATCAAGCCCAGGCATGGCTTGGTCGGCACAGCGACTGCTTACCAG GCCATGGCTGCGCAGGCTGCTGCCCAGAAGGCCGCTTTGGCCACCatccaacaacagcaggccGCCGCCCAGGCGCGTaatttgcaagctgctgctttggccgCACAGAATGCGGCCAAGATGCGTCAACGTGCCCCACAGCTGCCCAAGGTTCAACTGCCCACTGCCAATAGCATGCTAAGAAATCCGTCGCCAGTGCGTGGCGCCAACAATGCGTCACTTGCACTGCCCAACAGCTATCAGCTGGCGGCGGGACAGTTGGTGCAG CAAGCATCGAAGAAGCCGATTGCTGGTCAGCCGAGCATCTCCATAACGCCACTACCTCGTCAAAGTGCTAGCGTCAGCggtgctggcgctggtgcCTCGTCTAGCAAAATGCCACAAACGGCGCCAGCGGGCATGAAGCCCGGACAAAATcccagcggcggcaacaacaaggcGCAGTTTGTTATATGCGAAATATGCGATGGCTACATCAAGGACCTTGAGCAGCTGCGCAATCACATGCAGTGGATGCACAAAGTGAAG atACATCCCAAAATGATCTACAATCGTCCGCCATTGAATTGCCAAAAGTGTCAGTTCCGCTTCTTTACGGATCAGGGACTCGAAAGACATTTGCTTGGCTCACATGGCTTGGTTACAAGCTCCATGCAGGAGGCAGCCAACAAGGGCAAAGACGCCGGCCGTTGTCCAGTTTGCGGACGC ATGTACCAATGGAAGCTGCTGAACCACGTATCGCGCGATCATCATATGACCCTGAAGCCCGCACATTTATCCTACAAATGCACCGTCTGCACGGCTACCTTTGGCATGTACAAACAATTTGAGACGCATGTGTATACGGCGCATAGCACGGTGGCGCGCAAGGCCATGGACAGCAAGAAGAACAGCGCAGCACAGTcgagcagcagtggcagcaatcGCAGTGCGCTAAGCAGCGCCAACGATTCGCTGTTAAAGCCGCTGAAGATCAATGATGAGATCACTATTATACCACAGCCCGCATCGAAGCCACGCATCACAAATATGGAGAGTCATGTTATAG ATTAA